The Naumovozyma dairenensis CBS 421 chromosome 8, complete genome genomic sequence ATCCAAGTATAGTCTGATTGGGTTTACAAAAGTGCAAGGATCTAGTAAAGTTGTGAGACGGTTATTTACTGAAATCGAAAAAGTATTAAATAAAGAGGGTGTTTTATAAAAAgtgtatgtatatataaaaaaaactgGACAGTTTCTTGCTCTTACGGTGTGAACAGAGAAACCACTTTGCAAATACCCGTCCCATCCTCACAGATACCCCCCTCATGCCCTATTGCATTACACTGTTCCGaacaaatgataaaaattactgattttattttattttagtACGCATGCGTTTATTTATGAACTATATAGGTGTTAGTAACGGAGCacaataagaaataaatctgAAGCAATCAAACATACCCACACTCTGACTTGCAATGCTGACATTCCACAGGATTTTGCAACAAATTCCCTTTCTTTCGTATTCAACCACGGCTTTTTctggaaaatattttctaacaATAGTTTATTCTCCTTGGAGATAGGCGACCTTGATCTATAGTACAAGTAATTCTCATACACCTGTTTAAGAAGTAAACTCTTCTTAAACAAACTAAGCGACGAATTCAGAATATCCTACTTCTTGTGGTTAGTCATCTTGAAATACTGCAAGAGGGTTACCGAACTTAAACATACCTGTGAAGTTTCGTTGAAACTATCTTGTAATAACATTGCAATGTATAATTGTTTATTGAGGAGGGGGGTGAGCGGTGGTTGGATTGTATATTGATTGAGACGAGGGGATATACCCGCCTATTTGTATAATAGATCTTTGCTacttataataatttttccaatctGAATACGACCAGGTCATTATTACTGAAAGGGGAAAAATTGAAGTTTCTTGGTACATTAGAACTTGAAACACGAAAACGACGTGAACACTACTCTCAACAAcatgatatatatagacAGTAAACATTACATGGTTAATGAACTGTCAGGCTAACATGTTAGGTATGGCAAAAGTTTAATTGTTCGCGACTGCGGACATCCGCGCCCAGCCAGAAACttgaaataaatgaagCTTGAGGGTCcttcaaatattatcaCTTTTAACGGATGTTTGGGTGGattttgtttacttttggAAAATCCACCATGAACTGGTCACTTATAGTTGGGCTCGACTACTGTCCCTGACTGGCGATATACAAACTTTTTAGCTCATTAAAGGATTTGATGTAGTAGCTTCGTTGTTGA encodes the following:
- the NDAI0H00100 gene encoding homeobox domain-containing protein (similar to Saccharomyces cerevisiae HMRA1 (YCR097W)) — translated: MLLQDSFNETSQDILNSSLSLFKKSLLLKQVYENYLYYRSRSPISKENKLLLENIFQKKPWLNTKEREFVAKSCGMSALQVRVWFINKRMRTKIK